The Phormidium yuhuli AB48 DNA window ACGAGATCAGGAGCGCCACTGATGTAAAATACTGCTGCCAAGCCCAGAAGCACAGCCCCAAAAGGGTTAAACTGGTCAGGGAGTTCTTGCCATTGATGCCGTTTTTCCCAAACAATATAGGCGGCAAATGGTAAACCAATCACCCCATGACTGTAGTATTCATGTTCTAGGCTAATTGTTTTATTGAGCCAGCCGTCATACCAATGAATAATTAGCGGTAAATAGAGAACTGCCAACAAAACAACCACCATCAGTTCTGTGGAATGTCGGTGTAGTGTTGATTTAAGTTGAGGTTGTAAAGTCATAGATTTAAGAGCGGTTTGGAGGTGTTGCCATGACGGGACGCGGAGGACCATTCCGGTTAGGTCAAGGCTGAGAGTTCGGTTTTAAGGGCATAAACGACTCGTTCGATATCGGCGTCGGTTATGCCGGGATACATGGGTAGGGAAAGAATCTGCTCGCTGAGGGCTTCTGAGACGGGGAAATCACCTGCACTATACCCCAGGTTACGATAGGCCGGTTGCAGGTGGCAGGGGATGGGATAGTGAATCCCGGTTTGAATCCCTTGTTTCTCTAGGGCATTGCTGAGGCGATCGCGATCGCACTGAGGATTGTTGACCCGAATCACGTAGAGATGATAGACATGACCCGAGCCGCAGTCATTACGCATGGGGGTAATCCCCTGGTCTGCTAGAGGTGCGAGTAGGCGATCATAGGTTTGCCCGGCCTGGTTGCGCTGTTGGTTCCAATGGGCCAGGTGGGGCAATTTGACGTTGAGAATTGTGCCTTGCAGGGTATCGAGGCGGCTATTGGTTCCTCGATAGACATGAACATATTTCTTGGGAGCGCCATAGTTCCGCAGCGATCGCACTCGCTCGGCTACCTCGGCATGATTGGTGACAACTATACCCCCATTACCAGCAGTCCCTAGATTTTTACTGGGGTAGAAACTAAAGGCGGCAGCCATCCCCACGGAACCCGCCGTTTCCCCGTCCCGTTGCCCGAGATGGGCCTGGGCGGCATCTTCAAAGAGAATCAGATTATGACTCGTGGCGATTTCCCGTAGTTTTTGGGGAGACACCAGTTGTCCATAGAGATGAACCGGTAAAACGGCACGAGTACGCGGGGTAATTGCCTGTTCAACGGCATCGAGATCCATCAAGGCCGTCTGCGGATCACAGTCGACCAAGACGGGGATTGCATCCGCATGTAATACCCCAATCACCGTTGCAATAAAGGTATTCGCTGGGACAATGACTTCATCCCCTGGGCCAATGCCGCAGGCCTGCAGGCCTAGGGCGATCGCATCGGTTCCACAGGCCACGCCAATCCCATGGGCCACGCCACAAGCTTGGGCGAAGGCTGTTTCAAACTCACGAACCGCCTGCCCTAAAATGAAATCACCTCGTTCCAAGACTTGGGCCACGGCCGCATCCAGTTCGGCCTGAATGGGCTGGTGCAGAGAATGCAGGTCTACGAAGGGAATTGGGGTTGGATCTGACGTCATTATAGAATGGAGTAAAGAACGGAGGCTGATTTTTATACTTTAGCTTGGTTATTCCAGCGATCGCCCCAGCTTTAGGGAAACTTCATAGAATCTTCACAGTAGAATCAGTGTTTTTTAAGGGGTTGTTGTCCCTCTTTGAAGATGCAAAGTTCTTGATTTTTAGGGTTGTAAGCCAGGTTAACTTATTATTCAGTAAACCCATTCATGGAGCGGTTTATAGGGTTTTGTGAAGTCGTAAACGGAGTAGCTCAGTTAGAATATGGTTGCCAGAAGCATTAAAGTGAATGGTATCGCGATACAAAGTTCCCGGATTATCAAGTCCGTTTAAGGTGAATAAGACATCCACATAGTGAACACTGCGCTCTTTAAGATAATTTGCCAAGCGTTCTCGGGCTTTCTGTTCATAGGGGCGGGGTCCCGGCTCTCCTAACTCCCGTTTTAAAGGAGTTAACAGCACCAGTACCTCTACATTTTGGGCTTGTAACGCATCACAAAGTTGACCAATAGCCTCTAAATTCTTCTGAATGACATCCCCATCCTGCTGCTCGATTTCTGCTAACTCGGGAATCTCCGCCGGCGGGAGAAAGCGACTCATGAGTTCAACCCAAGCCAGGGGAGGGCGTTTATTGGGATAACTGCGATCGCGCCCCACCACCACTGAAGTCGGTGGACGGGAAAATAAGTCATCGGTGTTCAGCAATAACACCACCTCAGCCGCCCCAAAAATGCCAAACTTACGGACATATTCCCATTGATTGCGGGGGCCCCAGGAGTTGGCGGAGGCATTCAAGACCTCCACTGGCTGCTCGGACGTTTCTAGGCGTTCCTGTAACTGGGCAGAAATGGTGTTTGCATCATCAGTCCACCAGCCCCCATTGGCAATGGAATCTCCCAACAGCAAAATGCGGCGCGTCTCAGGGGCAGGCTCCGCCGTGATCTCCGGCCCTCGTAGGGAAAACTGGTTGACCGTAATACGATTGCCCAAGCGACGGGTGCGTTGATTGGGGGCCAGACGATAACCGATGCTGTCATCAGCCACATAGAGCAGTGGGTTGCCAAAACCCAAACACCAGCGGAGTCCCAACTCTGAGGCGATCGCCGCCACCAGAATGAGAAGAATGAGAAGTTTTAAGACGTTCACGGGTAGTTTTGGAGTGATTCGGGGACAGATCTAGGGGTTTACGTTGCCATGGATTGGGGCTGGATTCTAGTATAGGCGCTCATTTAACCGTCTCTTAACCCCCAACGTAGGACGGCGATCGCGGGTAAAGAATCCCGGGCAGTCCGAGAACTGCAACGAACAAACGGTATAGTTGATCTGGGACAGGGTGGCAGTGATGTCCCCCATCCGTCTGGCTCAATGCCTGGGATGGCGATTGGCCCCGGGGAAAGAGATTTCCCCGTTTAGAGTCAGCCTCCCCCGACCAATCAAGTCCGAGATTAGCAAAAACGTGGACTTCAAGCAGATTTTCCCAACCTCAAACCCAATTATCGGAGTTGTACACCTACTTCCCTTGCCCTCCTCGCCCCGCTGGGGGGGGAATCTGAAGACGGTCATCGATCGCGCTGAACGAGAAGCGGCTGCACTGGCCGCTGGGGGGGTCGATGGCATGATTGTCGAGAACTTCTTTGATTCTCCCTTCACTAACGGACAAGTCGATCCGGTCGTGGTCAGTGCTATGACCGTTATTGTAGAGCGCTTGATGGGCTTAGTCACGGTTCCCATTGGCGTCAATGTCTTGCGCAATGATGCCCGTAGCAGTTTGGCGATCGCCAGTTGTGTCGGGGCTAAGTTCATTCGGGTCAATGTTTTGACCGGTGTGATGGCAACGGATCAGGGCATCATCGAAGGTTGTGCCCATGATTTGATGCGCTATCGTCGGGAACTCGGCAGTGAGGTGCAAATTCTGGCCGATGTCCTGGTCAAACATGCCTATCCCCTCGGCAGTCCCAGCCTGAGTCTCACGGTCCGGGAAACCCTGGAACGAGGCTTAGCTGATGGGGTTATTCTCTCGGGAGTAGCCACGGGAATCCCCCCGACTCTTGAGGATTTAGAGGCGGCCAAACGGTCCGCTGGCTCGAAACCCGTCTTGATTGGCAGCGGCGCCACATGGGAGAATATCCCCCATTTGATGAAGGCAGCAGATGGGGCGATTGTGTCGAGTTCCCTGAAACGACATGGCCAGATCCACGAACCCATTGACCCCATCCGAGTGACGCAGTTTGTAGAAGCCGTGCAAGCCCAACCCCCAGAGGAAACAACGGCTAGCGTCAATAGTCGAACCTTAAATAAAGTGCGATCGTAAGTTGTAGAGGAGAACCACATCATGACTCGTCGATCTTCCCAACCTCGGTTTTCCCCCTGGTCTCGCCCTCTGATGGGGGCGATCGCTGCCTTGGGAGTCCTGGAAACTAGCATGTTAACCGTTGTGAAGCTGACGGATAGGGTCGAGGCAATTTGTCCGACGCAAGGCTGTAATCAGGTGCTTAACAGTGCCTATGGGACGGTCTTCGGGCTACCCCTAACCCTCTTGGGGGTCCTGGGCTATGGAGTAATGCTGTTCTTGGCCTTGGCCCCCTATGGAATTAGCCGCGATCGCGATCGCAACGGACATGACCGCCTCGATCGCCTCACCGGCTGGGGACTCTTAGCTGGAGGCAGTATGATGGCCGCCTTTAGTGGCTATCTGATGACTATTCTGGTTGGGGAGCTCCATGAATTTTGCCCCTACTGTCTCCTCTCAGCCCTCTTGTCCTTTAGTTTATTTGGCTTAGCTGCCTTTAGCCAAACCTGGGAGGATGAAGGACAACCCTTCTTTACCAGTTTTATCCTGATAGCGGTCACCGTAGTGGGAGTGACCGGACTCTATGCCAATGCTGAGCCCACTGTAGCTGCGACCCCAGCTCAGATAGCCGAGGGCGGACAGAAAGCTCCCCCCATCACCACCGAATCAGGCCCCGCAGAAATTGCCCTGGCAAACCATTTAACAGATATTGGTGCCCGTGGCTTTGGAGCCTACTGGTGTCCCCATTGTTATAGCCAGAAACAATTATTTGGCGCCGAAGCCTTTGAGAAGCTGACCTATCTCGAATGTGATGCCAATGGCTATCAGGCTCAGCCTCAAGCCTGTCAGGCGGCGGGAGTGCGGGCCTATCCAACCTGGGAGATTAATGGACAACTGTATGAAGGAACCCGTGAGTTACGGGAGTTGGCCCGGTTATCCGGCTATGAGGGAGATCGGGATTTTCGTCATTCAATTCGTAGTGTCCGTTAAGGCCTCTTGACCAGATAGGAGATTAGGAGACAGAGACTGATATAATCCCGTTTCAGATAAGACTGTTTAAGTTGGGGGCCAGACATCGTGACACAGTGGCAAGAAATTTCCGGGGCCGTGACCGCACCTCGGGGCTATCAGGCAGCAGGACTTGCAGCGGGATTAAAACCCTCCGGGGCGAAGGACTTGGCGCTGATTTATTCTGAGGTGGATGCGATCGCCGCCGGGGTCTTTACTCAAACCCAAGTGCGGGCCGCTTGTGTGGATTATTGCCGCCAACAGTTGCAGCGCAAAGCCAGTGCCCGGGCCATCCTCTGCAATGCCGGCCAAGCCAACGCGGCTACCGGAGAAGGTGGCTGGGAGGATGTGCGGGAAAGTGCCCAACTGCTGTCTCAGTCCTTAGGGATTCCGGGAGATGCAGTGTTGTTGGCCTCGACGGGGGTGATTGGACAACGGATTAAAATGGATGCCCTGCGTGACGGGGTTCCTAAGATTGTCTCTCAACTCTCCCACAGCGGCGGTGATGAGGCGGCGGCTGCCATTATCACCACGGATTTAGTGACCAAATCCATTGCCTTAGAAGCGCAATTTGGCGATCGCACCGTGCGTATGGGGGGGATTTGTAAAGGCTCTGGTATGATTCACCCCAATATGGCCACAATGTTGGGCTTTATTACCTGTGATGCCGTGGTCTCCTCGCAACTGTGGCAGGCGATGCTCGCTCGGGCGGTGGATAAGAGCTTTAATCAAATTACCGTCGATGGGGATACCAGCACCAATGATACGGTGATTGCCCTGGCCAATGGTCAATCTCGGACTCCAGCGATTGTCCGGGAGGGGCCCGAGGCCCAAAAATTAGAAGCCATGTTAACCGCCGTCTGTCAGCATTTGGCCAAGGCGATCGCCCGGGATGGGGAAGGGGCCACCTGTTTGATGGAAGTCTCCGTCAACGGGGCTGAGAGTGATGCCGATGCTCGTCAAATTGCCCGCACCATTGCCGGTTCCTCCCTGGTGAAATCTGCTATTTTTGGACGAGATCCCAACTGGGGGCGTATCGCGGCGGCCGCTGGACGAGCTGGGGTCACCTTTAATCAAGAGCAATTGCGGATTAAACTGGGGGAATTTCAACTCATGGATGGTGGACAGCCTCTCCCCTTCGATCGCGCAGCAGCGAGCGCCTATCTACGGGAGAAGGCGGA harbors:
- the argJ gene encoding bifunctional ornithine acetyltransferase/N-acetylglutamate synthase gives rise to the protein MTQWQEISGAVTAPRGYQAAGLAAGLKPSGAKDLALIYSEVDAIAAGVFTQTQVRAACVDYCRQQLQRKASARAILCNAGQANAATGEGGWEDVRESAQLLSQSLGIPGDAVLLASTGVIGQRIKMDALRDGVPKIVSQLSHSGGDEAAAAIITTDLVTKSIALEAQFGDRTVRMGGICKGSGMIHPNMATMLGFITCDAVVSSQLWQAMLARAVDKSFNQITVDGDTSTNDTVIALANGQSRTPAIVREGPEAQKLEAMLTAVCQHLAKAIARDGEGATCLMEVSVNGAESDADARQIARTIAGSSLVKSAIFGRDPNWGRIAAAAGRAGVTFNQEQLRIKLGEFQLMDGGQPLPFDRAAASAYLREKADGEYLKTDTVAISVTTGTGPGKGMAWGCDLSYDYVRINAEYTT
- a CDS encoding vitamin K epoxide reductase family protein, which gives rise to MTRRSSQPRFSPWSRPLMGAIAALGVLETSMLTVVKLTDRVEAICPTQGCNQVLNSAYGTVFGLPLTLLGVLGYGVMLFLALAPYGISRDRDRNGHDRLDRLTGWGLLAGGSMMAAFSGYLMTILVGELHEFCPYCLLSALLSFSLFGLAAFSQTWEDEGQPFFTSFILIAVTVVGVTGLYANAEPTVAATPAQIAEGGQKAPPITTESGPAEIALANHLTDIGARGFGAYWCPHCYSQKQLFGAEAFEKLTYLECDANGYQAQPQACQAAGVRAYPTWEINGQLYEGTRELRELARLSGYEGDRDFRHSIRSVR
- a CDS encoding DegT/DnrJ/EryC1/StrS family aminotransferase, which gives rise to MTSDPTPIPFVDLHSLHQPIQAELDAAVAQVLERGDFILGQAVREFETAFAQACGVAHGIGVACGTDAIALGLQACGIGPGDEVIVPANTFIATVIGVLHADAIPVLVDCDPQTALMDLDAVEQAITPRTRAVLPVHLYGQLVSPQKLREIATSHNLILFEDAAQAHLGQRDGETAGSVGMAAAFSFYPSKNLGTAGNGGIVVTNHAEVAERVRSLRNYGAPKKYVHVYRGTNSRLDTLQGTILNVKLPHLAHWNQQRNQAGQTYDRLLAPLADQGITPMRNDCGSGHVYHLYVIRVNNPQCDRDRLSNALEKQGIQTGIHYPIPCHLQPAYRNLGYSAGDFPVSEALSEQILSLPMYPGITDADIERVVYALKTELSALT
- the btpA gene encoding photosystem I biogenesis protein BtpA, whose amino-acid sequence is MDFKQIFPTSNPIIGVVHLLPLPSSPRWGGNLKTVIDRAEREAAALAAGGVDGMIVENFFDSPFTNGQVDPVVVSAMTVIVERLMGLVTVPIGVNVLRNDARSSLAIASCVGAKFIRVNVLTGVMATDQGIIEGCAHDLMRYRRELGSEVQILADVLVKHAYPLGSPSLSLTVRETLERGLADGVILSGVATGIPPTLEDLEAAKRSAGSKPVLIGSGATWENIPHLMKAADGAIVSSSLKRHGQIHEPIDPIRVTQFVEAVQAQPPEETTASVNSRTLNKVRS
- a CDS encoding SGNH/GDSL hydrolase family protein — translated: MNVLKLLILLILVAAIASELGLRWCLGFGNPLLYVADDSIGYRLAPNQRTRRLGNRITVNQFSLRGPEITAEPAPETRRILLLGDSIANGGWWTDDANTISAQLQERLETSEQPVEVLNASANSWGPRNQWEYVRKFGIFGAAEVVLLLNTDDLFSRPPTSVVVGRDRSYPNKRPPLAWVELMSRFLPPAEIPELAEIEQQDGDVIQKNLEAIGQLCDALQAQNVEVLVLLTPLKRELGEPGPRPYEQKARERLANYLKERSVHYVDVLFTLNGLDNPGTLYRDTIHFNASGNHILTELLRLRLHKTL